One genomic region from Paramicrobacterium agarici encodes:
- a CDS encoding O-antigen ligase family protein: protein MSRPEGDPNSGRRWRTQERSGLIVLAGALGLFLNQTARIAGFNVSLADVILPLLLIALACSHGIILPRAAVFYSLAVFTLTITTALWFTPLTFGTTPDSQSVMGELVKMVVSFLYFIAGYSLVRAGAHSTALRWFAFGAAAVALLSLANNLIGVPLPDLMYYGSFRFRGLMSDPNYYSALAVAALIFIARDTDLKRPIRWPLVAILATSVVFSASKTGAIVLVAVLTLLLFERTFRKARWVVALPLTAIGVVAVAIAGSTILHGLHATLLHAGTVLPQLNRIALLFSTDAQDAIAGQGSGRDDAWGNALLVIQRAPFWGSGVGSYQDATAELAGSVTLAHNTYLQLAAEWGLPLAIVLFAWIAVHLFLASQRHAPFLEKTLNVVQLRDMVLVFLLAGASLSLNNARMFWLFLGMLAFGVHALRSERGRVHSHEETD from the coding sequence ATGTCACGCCCTGAGGGCGATCCCAATTCTGGTCGCAGGTGGAGAACGCAGGAGCGATCCGGATTAATCGTCCTTGCGGGTGCGCTGGGACTATTCCTGAACCAAACCGCACGGATTGCCGGGTTCAATGTCTCTCTCGCCGATGTAATCCTGCCTTTGCTGCTGATCGCGCTCGCATGCAGCCACGGCATCATATTGCCCCGTGCAGCTGTCTTCTACTCACTCGCTGTCTTTACCCTGACGATCACCACCGCATTGTGGTTCACTCCGCTCACTTTTGGGACCACCCCAGATAGCCAGAGCGTCATGGGTGAGTTGGTCAAGATGGTCGTGTCATTTCTCTACTTCATCGCGGGTTACTCGCTGGTGCGCGCTGGAGCCCATTCAACAGCTCTCCGATGGTTCGCGTTTGGTGCCGCCGCCGTCGCATTGCTCAGCCTTGCAAACAATCTCATCGGTGTCCCCCTGCCTGACCTGATGTATTACGGCTCGTTCCGGTTCCGGGGCCTAATGTCCGATCCAAATTATTATTCGGCACTCGCCGTTGCCGCGCTCATTTTCATCGCACGAGATACCGATCTGAAGCGTCCTATACGCTGGCCCCTAGTCGCTATTTTGGCTACTTCGGTGGTGTTCTCTGCGTCCAAGACGGGCGCGATCGTACTTGTCGCCGTTCTCACGCTCTTACTATTCGAGAGGACCTTTAGGAAAGCCCGGTGGGTAGTGGCACTCCCACTCACGGCTATCGGTGTAGTTGCAGTTGCGATAGCGGGTAGCACCATTCTCCACGGGCTGCATGCCACGCTCTTGCACGCCGGTACCGTTCTCCCGCAGCTGAACCGCATCGCCCTCTTGTTCTCTACTGATGCACAGGATGCTATCGCAGGGCAAGGGTCGGGCCGCGATGACGCCTGGGGCAATGCGCTGCTGGTAATCCAACGCGCGCCATTCTGGGGTAGCGGAGTCGGGTCTTATCAGGATGCGACGGCAGAGCTCGCTGGTTCCGTCACCCTCGCCCACAATACATACCTCCAGCTCGCCGCTGAATGGGGTCTGCCCCTGGCCATTGTCCTATTTGCTTGGATTGCAGTTCATCTCTTTCTTGCCTCTCAACGACACGCCCCTTTCTTGGAGAAGACACTAAACGTTGTCCAGCTACGCGACATGGTGCTCGTCTTCCTGCTGGCGGGGGCATCACTCTCACTGAACAACGCACGCATGTTCTGGCTCTTCCTTGGCATGCTCGCATTTGGCGTGCACGCATTACGAAGTGAGCGAGGACGCGTTCACTCACATGAGGAAACTGATTAA